The DNA region tgtttcccCAGCTGTAGCCCTGCAGGTGCCGTTCAGCTTAACAAAATGAGTCCTAAGTGTCACCTGCCTTGTATACCAAAAGAGCCAAAAAAGGGCCAAGGAGCAGTTTGCATGCCCTGGGCTGCCTGAGGTAAAGGCAAGCCCGAGGAGCTGGCTTGCCTGGTGGTTTAACAAGGCAGAGATAGGACAGTGTGGTGGGGGGGGGGTTTTGCTCATCTTGCAGGCCAGGTTCAAAGCAGCTCCCTTGACAAGAGAAATGAACAGAGACCTCAGCTACTCCTTAGTGCTTCCCTGCTCCATGGCATTCAAAGTAAAAGGGATGTTGTGGTGCcttgaaaggaaaaggagataATGTGGGCTGTAGGGTGTTGCAGCATAAGAGTGGGGTACTGGCAGGGAAAAGTGaatatgtgttttctttcatctttaaaATTGCTCATGAGTACATTGCGAAGTTCTCAAATGTagcaaaaagtatttttatggTGAATAAATTATGCATGTTCTATTTTAGTGTTTTTATTATTCTGCAGGATGTTTACAATTAACTAATAATAAATATTAGGAGTAGGAAGAGGGTGATTAGAAAACCTCATCATCTTGATGACTGAGTGATTGATATAACTAATCCTGCAAAGCAAACTGCAAAGtctgacttttccagtaaaTTGGAACAGTCACACTTATGTATTACTTTTTCTGAATGACAAGGATTTGaatgtgtgggttttttatGGAAGGTAAAGTGGAAGGGATAAGGAATGAGACTGAAAAACACACAGTGTTGTTCCAAATTGCATGAgtagtttcttttcttctcatgGAGAGGATCTCATTAAATCTACACTCAACATAACAGAAGAACTTCCCGCACCATGTCGGAGAGGGAGGTCAATCCAATAGATGTTCAAACCATTGTGACTCCCTGCACACTGGTTAGCACATTCATGATGCTAGACTGGATGAGTAGTCATGGCAAGACAGCCTTCAAATTTCAGTCTGCAGAAAAGACAATTCCTTGCTGGAGTCACATTCAGCAAGAGAGATCTCCAAAGTTGACATGGATCACTTCCGGGCTTTGGGCTACTGCCACTGCCTTGCCAGCCATAAGAAAATGAGGAGTCCAAATCCATTCCCTGCCTGTTGCCCACAGACACAGCTGGAAGGCAGATGCCTTGTGATAAAGGTGATGCTTATTCCTGGCTCTTCCAGTTATTTACTTCTGCTTGCTACTGACAGACTTGCATAGGAGATTGATGGATTAAGGTTCCACCAGCTGTTTCTTATCCGCCACCTAAATCTCTGAGATGTTAGTACTGGAGAGTAACTGTTTCCCTAGGCGTTTCCAAAACATTCCATATTTTTAAGTATGTCCCAAGACAATGAGGAAAGTCAGACTCGGGGTGCTTTTTCCCCACAAAGTAAGAAACTTGTGAACTTCTCTTGAAGAGGTTAGAGTGAAATTTTATCTGACTGTGTTCTGGAGCATTTCTGAGCCTCCCTGAACTACGTGGGGCTTTGAAGGTAGGAGATGTGAATAGAGGAATGGAAGTTTGGAAGAGGCAGCTGAGTATTTGCCAAGTCCTGGAGTAGTGCAACTCTGGAGCAGTCACTTCAAACACCAGAACACATGGAAGGCTATTCAGGTGCTAGAATCTTTGGGTTCCCAGCATCTGAAGCTCAGCGCTTCCAGGCTCTGGTGCTGCATTTCTACATTAGGCAGTGTGGGAAGGATTTCAGCAGACAAGCATGTGGGGACACTCACCTTTTCCTCAGACATCAGCCTATTTGATATCTCGGTAGTTCAGATAGAAAACTCTTCTCATGAAGCATTTCACCTTCAGCAAACCACTGTCTCTTGGCAGAAGACAGAAATTTTTCAGGCAGTCCTTCCTGGGTTCAGCAAGAGAATAGGGTGGTCTGAAGACAGCACCTGGATGCTAGCAGTATTCTGCTGTTGCCTTGGAGCTTGAAAACTCCTTGCCTTCTTCTCCAGCACCCTCCTACGTGCTTTGAACAAGAAAATGGTGAGCTGTCATAGAGAGATATACCTTTTTATAGtcaatattttgattttgtggAGAAAAATGGTTTAAAGCATTTTAGTGCAACTTGAAGTGGTGGTGGAGACCCCTTGGTTAGTTTCATTTGACAAGATTTTGGTGGTAGGAACAGAGGTATTTCCCTGTGTGACTTGCAGTCTTAAAATGGCAGCCTTGAGCTGTTGTACTGGGAAGCTGGTGCTTATCAGGCTTTCATCTTTGTGCAGTCTATGTGGAATCCTAAGAAGTGGATGGTAGaaattctggaaaataaatgagatttgATGAGATCTTCCAGTAGCAGTAGTAATTTTTCATCACCTAAATAGAAAGGACTGGACTGGAAAATAGTTCAACTTTTAAccctttaaattaaaaatattgttaaaataCATCTGGTCTTGCTGTACTTTATGAAGCATAGAAGTTGGAGGAGAACTGTATTTCTTGGTTAAtattgcagtttctttttctcattcccTGGTGTTGGGTATCACTAAGAATGATGGGTTTGAAAACATATCTCTTTCTCTTAGAGACAGCTTGGTTGTTCTTATAGCCCTTTACCTGTTgccaaaaaaaatcactgctgtTGTCAGAGGCTCTGAAACTAGAGTGCCCACAATTAAAAGGACCACATATCTACATTTGTCTGTAAAAAATGTCTGCATGAGAGCAGAATGATCTGTGAAGAAGGAATATAATTCCTTTTAGACAGATATAGTAGGGTACAGTTGTGTAGGAATGGGATACTGAGTTGTGACCTGCAAGTGTATGGGACCATCTGCAGTGCTTTGAACTGTGTGTCCTTCTCCTGAAATGCTTGAATTGTGTGTCCCTCTCTTTCCAGGTCTGGTGTGTGCCCTGGAGGTGTCAGTCAGTTCAGGGAGTATCCAGGTTGCCCGAGGCCAGACAGCAGTGTTGCCCTGCACCTTCACCACTAACGCTGCTCTCACTAACCTTAATGTCATCTGGATGGTCATTCCTCTTTCCAACGCCAACCAGCCCCAACAGGTAGGTCTTTTCTTACAGGAGCAGGTACTTCCTTGGGGCTTTCCTGCTCCCCACCATATTCTGGATGTAGGCCCTCTACAATGCTGAGTCCATGGTGGTCCCAGAACTTCACTGTCCTTTAACTGCTGAATGTGCTCTCTGGGTGTCACATGAATCTGTTTTCTTCAATGTTTTGTTAACAGATGCACATTGTGTCCTTGCCTGGATATGCAGCTGGGACAAGTGTATGTGAAACTGTGTTGCTGCCCTGGGCCTCTGGTAGTATGTGTTCTCAAAATAGCACAGGAAATGTAATCCAGGTTTTGGTGCACTGGATATGGAATTTGGAGGGCCTGGGAGTAGCTGCAGCTTTAACTTGTGAAATCTATGTAAAATGTTCTCTAACACATAACTTCTCATAGACTCATTGTCTCTTTTACTTCCCTTCTTATTTTTTCACTGCCTGTAGCTTTTGCAAGTCCATTCTTATGGATACTAGCAAATGAGAGTATATAATGGTGGGCACAGGAATCATAACCTGAGATTTGCTGGTCTGTTTTTTGCCCACATACTCTGACAACAGAAGAACGccttttctctgaaataaatcTTGGGTCACACTGCCCTGATCACATTTTGTATTCAGTGTGAGAACCTGCACTGAAGAAATCTTGCTCCTCAGGGACTTGGTCTGAGCACAGTCTGACtggcagaggctgtgcaggtTCAAAGGTTGCACTGCCTGTCATCCAGCTCATCCCAAAGTCCTTCAGTAAACAGTGTCAAATCATGGCAGGATCTTACTGATGGAGACTCAAAATGATACTGTCCACAGATGCTTTTCTTCAAAGTATTCACTGACCTGCTGAGACCCTCTGCTTCTGTACATTGATCCTGTCCAGGCAGGTAATGACTATCATATGAAGGAGGCTGGTATTGCCAATCCAGCTACACCAGAAGATTTGGGTATCTTTCTGATCTGTTATGAACATTTTTACTGACATAAAATGGGCTACAGAGGGTGTTCctgttttggaaaaaacacCATTGCTATGTATATTGAGGTTTGCTTATTCAGAGACATTTTACTAACTGGTCCTTTTAGCTTTGGAAGCCCATGTTTTGCTTGCTGTTCTTCCTccttgctcagctcctgcagagtgTTGTTTGAGCCTTCCTTTCTTTTGCAGGTTATTCTCTACCAAGGGGGTCAGATCTTTGGTGGTGCACCCCAGTTCTATGGGCGAGTGGGGTTTGCTGTGACAATGCCAACCACCAGTGCCTCCATCTTCATCAACAACACTCAGCTGTCGGATACTGGCACCTACCAGTGTTTGGTCAACAATCTTCCCGACCGAGGCGTCAGGAATATTGGAGTCATTGGACTTACTGTCTTGGGTGTGTTTATTGGTATTAtggggggaaggggggagggGCAGGGACAAGGGGACCTCTGTGCATGACAGTGCATCATGAGCAACACAGTACTGTGTGCCTTTGAGCCCACAGACATCCTGTGGTGAGGAATGGGCTGCCTTATGGATACTGTGGGAGTTTGTAGGGCACATAGACTTCATATGCAGGCAGTGTGTaatgaagttttaaaatgtGGTGGAGAGAAAGTTTTTGGGTGGTATTGTGATATGGAGTTGCAAAGTAGCAGGAATAAAATATGAGGGCATCCCAGAGGGCTGAATGGAGCGTAAGGGGTTTGGTGCATAGCAACAGGAGGAGAGAATGACTTTATATCTTTGCTTCCTTTCCATGAAAGCTGTTAGTTCTGAATGCGCCCATTGATGCTAAATACTCCAAAGTGCATGCCATTATAGGGAtatgaaagcaaaaccaaatcACAGTAAATTTGTCTATAGTTCTGTTAACTTTCACCATCCTTGCTATCTCAAAGACAAATATTCACCTTTTTTTCAAGGGAGAGGTCTAAGAGAACTGGGTCCTGTGAAAGTCAGCAGTAGTCTGTAACCCCGATGGGCTGGTGGGTCAGGAATCTTTGTGTGAATTGTCTCCCCCCAAACCGTAACGAGTTCTTGTCTGCTGCCTCCTTCTTGTCCTCTTGACAGCTCATGCCACTGTCCTTGCTTTCCCCAGCAGCACATGTCCAGAGTGAGCCTGCATTCCGCTGTTTGGTCACATTTCCTGATTTGCTATCACCTTCCCCTCTTCTCTCGCAGTTCCTCCTTCTGCCCCGCTTTGCAGAATCCAGGGGTCCCTGGACGTGGGCAGCGATATCACACTGACCTGCAGCTCAGAAGAAGGCATCCCCCGGCCAACATACCTCTGGGAGAAACTGGACAATGTCCCCAAGTTGCCCCCAACTGCCACACAAGGTGCTCATTCTGTTGATTATCCTCTTATTTCCCAGgtggcagcctgggctgtcccttGTCTGAGCTACCAGAGGTGGCATGGCTCACTGAGCGTCTGCCATCATTTGCATGGTCCCTTTATTGGAACGAAGATTCCTAAAGCCCACGGTGGACAGGGTACCCTCCAGAGGTCACTTcaatttttgtgggtttttctggTCCAGAAACATGTTCCCCATTGAAAAACAAGGATTGGGTCGAATGGAAGAGAGAGAGTGTGATTTCTAGATGTTGGCATGTGGCTGAAAATTTCAGCTGCCAACCCACCTGCATTTTAAACCAAATTAAAGGCTTATAGAATggaagtggggaaaagagaggcAGAATCATCCTGGGGAAATACAGCCAGCTTCTCACAGTTCTCCATGAGGAACTGATGCCACAGTTCTCCAATAAATTACTGCCAGAGATGCTTTTCAGATGCATAGAGAAGCAGGGCTCTGATCAAACTGGTGTTTCCCAGCCTCAAGTCCCACTCTTAGGTTTTCTTAGCCTAGGTGTCCTGATCAAATACTGACAGCTGTACTTTTGCCCTTTATCTTGCTGTATTTTAAGAATATGCCACCTTTCAGTTTCATGTAATTCAGGAATGAGGAATATtggcagagcaggagatggGGAGCCCAGAGATGGGAGAGTAGGGGTTCTGCAGAGCAAGACTGAATTCAACAAGTAGATCTAGGTATAGATATTTTTGCATCTCTTTCTTCCCCATTCTTACACAATGCTGAGAGTCCCAAGCTTTCATCTGCAGAAATTCCTCTAtaagaagagaaggaaacatGTAGTGTAAGCTCCTTAAGGCCTAATcttgtctctgtgtgtgtatgtgcacgCACAATGCTTCCATCTAAAGGTTATTTCctaatttatttctctcttaATAGTCTCACACCAAAATTCTCTATTTACTGGCTTTGCCTTTTCATGGTTTTCCTCAAGCGGGGGAGGGATTTAaatccttcttttctctctgactAGACCAAGTCCAGGGCACTGTCACTCTCCGAAATATCAGCACTGTGTCCTCAGGTCTTTACCAATGTGTGGCTTCAAATGCCATTGGAACCAGCACTTGCCTTCTGGACCTGCAAGTCATTGCACGTAAGTATTTTGCCAGGGGAGGCTTGGCCACCTGTTTCTGTCTTGTGACAGTAAGGTGTGTAACCATGTTTGCTGTGAGCCACCACATGCCTCTCCATCAGAAGACAATCATGCCCTGGAATGGGAACAttgcctctctcccctcccAAGCCACGCAGTTTCATGTGCTTACAGATGGCCACAGCCCATCCCTGATTTCTTCTTCATGCTCTGTTCAATCATCTCCACAGCTCACCCACGGAGTATCGGCCTGATTGCAGGAGCGGTGGCCACAGGTGCCGTTGTGCTCGTTGTTTGCATTGTTTTGGTGGCTGTAGCACTGttttactggaaaaataaacacaaagaagaagaagaggaggaaattcCCAATGAGATAAGGTAAGGGTCAGGGAAGGCTGGTGATGGGGGACCTCCAAGCAAAAGCTGTAGCTGACAGGAGTGAAATTGGAAACCTCATTTTTGTTAATCCTGGGTGCGTTCCCCCAGGTCAGATGCCCATATATATACAGAAAATGgagggagaaaatgaaaaatggtaacaatacattttcttttcagtattgCCTCTAATGTCTTCAATCCTTCTGCCAGCAAGAGGGATGGGACTTCATGTTGTTAGCTCTGTAGGAGAGTGATGTGGTGGGAATTCTGACCCATAATGCCAGATGCTGCTATCACTGCCAGCAGTGATAGCTAAAAAACTGTGGAGATACAGCTGTGATATTCTCCAGTCACAGAGGTTACAGTCACAGCTATCACTGTCTGGCACTGCCTGACTTTCTTTGAGCATGGGTCATTTGCCTCAGTGGCAAATTTGGCACCGGAAGCACACAGGACCTACACATATGTAGGTCCCGCAGAGAAGGACGAATGAACAGGCCAAGGAGAAATGCTGATTCACATTGGTGCTGGGATCGATGACCCCAGCATGGTAGTTAAGGGTGGGGGTGTTGGACAAGTGGGCCAGTGTCCTCCTTATGCCCTCATATCTTCTTCTTCCCAGAGAGGATGAACTGCCACCCAAATGCTCCTCTGCCACAAAGACGTTCCATGCTGATGCGTCCTCATCAGAGAACGACACCCTCACCTCCTCCAACACCTACAACAGCCGCTACTGGAACGACCCTAAAGCCAACCACGCCACAGACTCCTTCACCCGCTTCAGCAACAGCAACGATGCTCACCAGCCCCCCTTCTCCCGCTCAGGGAGCACGAGTGCCCGCCCCGTCTATGCCAACGGTGGCCACCCGTCCCCGGCTCCCCCTAAGACACTGGTGGTGACGGCCAGCACGGCGCCGTCGCCTCAGGAGGTGATCCGGAGCAACGGCTCGGTCGGCAGGAAGCCACGGCTGCCGCACACCCGCTCCTATGCAGTCAGCCAGGCCACGCTGGAGCGCATCGGGGCTGTGCCCGTCATGGTGCCCGCCCAGAGCCGGGCTGGCTCCCTGGTGTAGGACCGTGTGGGTGGCTGAGAGCTGAGCAAGGGGCCTCTCATCCCCGGTGGGGCAAAGAGACCCTACTCCTTCCTGAAAGTCAGTGAGGCG from Melospiza georgiana isolate bMelGeo1 chromosome 2, bMelGeo1.pri, whole genome shotgun sequence includes:
- the IGSF11 gene encoding immunoglobulin superfamily member 11 isoform X2 is translated as MDGLVCALEVSVSSGSIQVARGQTAVLPCTFTTNAALTNLNVIWMVIPLSNANQPQQVILYQGGQIFGGAPQFYGRVGFAVTMPTTSASIFINNTQLSDTGTYQCLVNNLPDRGVRNIGVIGLTVLVPPSAPLCRIQGSLDVGSDITLTCSSEEGIPRPTYLWEKLDNVPKLPPTATQDQVQGTVTLRNISTVSSGLYQCVASNAIGTSTCLLDLQVIAPHPRSIGLIAGAVATGAVVLVVCIVLVAVALFYWKNKHKEEEEEEIPNEIREDELPPKCSSATKTFHADASSSENDTLTSSNTYNSRYWNDPKANHATDSFTRFSNSNDAHQPPFSRSGSTSARPVYANGGHPSPAPPKTLVVTASTAPSPQEVIRSNGSVGRKPRLPHTRSYAVSQATLERIGAVPVMVPAQSRAGSLV
- the IGSF11 gene encoding immunoglobulin superfamily member 11 isoform X3 — translated: MVIPLSNANQPQQVILYQGGQIFGGAPQFYGRVGFAVTMPTTSASIFINNTQLSDTGTYQCLVNNLPDRGVRNIGVIGLTVLVPPSAPLCRIQGSLDVGSDITLTCSSEEGIPRPTYLWEKLDNVPKLPPTATQDQVQGTVTLRNISTVSSGLYQCVASNAIGTSTCLLDLQVIAPHPRSIGLIAGAVATGAVVLVVCIVLVAVALFYWKNKHKEEEEEEIPNEIREDELPPKCSSATKTFHADASSSENDTLTSSNTYNSRYWNDPKANHATDSFTRFSNSNDAHQPPFSRSGSTSARPVYANGGHPSPAPPKTLVVTASTAPSPQEVIRSNGSVGRKPRLPHTRSYAVSQATLERIGAVPVMVPAQSRAGSLV
- the IGSF11 gene encoding immunoglobulin superfamily member 11 isoform X1 codes for the protein MTRRRPGGGGRWVPAALAALLALRGLVCALEVSVSSGSIQVARGQTAVLPCTFTTNAALTNLNVIWMVIPLSNANQPQQVILYQGGQIFGGAPQFYGRVGFAVTMPTTSASIFINNTQLSDTGTYQCLVNNLPDRGVRNIGVIGLTVLVPPSAPLCRIQGSLDVGSDITLTCSSEEGIPRPTYLWEKLDNVPKLPPTATQDQVQGTVTLRNISTVSSGLYQCVASNAIGTSTCLLDLQVIAPHPRSIGLIAGAVATGAVVLVVCIVLVAVALFYWKNKHKEEEEEEIPNEIREDELPPKCSSATKTFHADASSSENDTLTSSNTYNSRYWNDPKANHATDSFTRFSNSNDAHQPPFSRSGSTSARPVYANGGHPSPAPPKTLVVTASTAPSPQEVIRSNGSVGRKPRLPHTRSYAVSQATLERIGAVPVMVPAQSRAGSLV